In Ramlibacter sp., the sequence GCCAGCCATAGGGCTTGTAGACCTGGCGAAAGAAGGTTTCGAGCTCGGCCATCGTGTCAAAGGCCGGCGGGTTGCCCGCATAGGCCTTGATGCGCTCGACCGCGGGCGCCGCAAGCTGCGGCGCGTTGTCGTTGAGCACCAGGCTGCGGATGCGCTCGCGCAGCTGCGGCTGCAGCAGGCCGGCCGCGCACACGGTGCCAATGGCGCCGCCCATCGAGGTGCCCACCCAGTGCGCCTCGTCGATGCGCAGCCGCTCGAACAGGTCGGCGGCGATGCGCGCGTAGAAGGCCAGCCGGTATTCGTTGTGCGGATCGACCGCCCACTGGCTCAGGCCGCGCCCCAGCGTGTCGGGGCAGATCACGCGCCAGCCGCGCTCGCTCAGATGCGCGGCCAGCTCGTCCATGTCGCGGCCCGTGCGCGCCAGGCCATGCCAGGCGATCACGGTCTGCGTGTGCTGCGCGCCCCACTCGGTGTAGTGGATCTCGCGCCCCGCGCAAGTGATGTAGTTCGAAGTGAATGGCATGTCATGCCCCCTGATGTTCTTGTTACTGCCTGCCGCCGGGTCTATTTCAGAAGCTTGCCCGTGCTGCCGATCACCGTGACCTCGACGTAGTGCGAGCCGATGCGGTTCTCGGGAGAGTAGCTGACCGTGATGCCGCCCAGGTCGAACGCGCCCATGGACTCCAGGGCCCGGGCCACCCTGGCGCGCGTGGGCCTGGGTCCGGCCCGGCGCAGCGCCTCGACCAGCACCTTGGCCCCCAGGAACTGCTCGAAGCTGGTGTAGTTCACATGCTCCTGCGGCGCATATTTGGCCAGCAGCTTCTGGTATTCACGGATCACCGGCAGGTTGGGCATGTACGGGTACGGCACCACCTGGCTGATGCCCAGGCCGTGCGCGTTCCTCAGGCCCGCCAGGCGGACCAGTTCGGCCGGGTCGACCACCGAGATGTTGTACAGCTGCGCGCCGCCACCCGACTCGCGGTAGCGCTTGATGAAGGCCGCCGTCGGCTTGTTGATCGAGATCATGATGATGGCCTGCGCGTCCGAGGCCTTGATCTTCGCCACCGCCTCGTCCACCTTGTCGGTGTTGCGCTCGTAGCCCGCCGCCGCCGCGAGCTTGAGTCCGCGCTTGGCCAGGGCGGCCTCCACGCCAATCAGGCCGGCCTTGCCGAAGCCGTCGTCCTGGTACATCACGGCCACCCGCTTCATGCCCAGCGTGGTGACCTGCTGCACCATGTGCTCGGCCTCGTCGGCATAGCCGGCCCGCACATGGAAGATCCAGGGGTTGAACGGCGAGCGCAGCGTCTCGCCACCGGTGTAGGGCGCAACCAGCGGCGCTCCGCCGTCTTCCAGCACGCCGTCGGTCAGCAGCTTGCCCACATTGGCGGTGCCGGCAAAGCCGTACAGCGCCACCACGTCGGGGCGCGCCAGCATGTCGCGCGCCAGGCGCACCGTTTCGTCGACCTTGTAGCCATCGTCCTCGACGAGCTGGCGGATCCTGGCGCCATGAACGCCGCCCTGCGCGTTGACCCAGTCGAAGTAGATCCTGCCCCCCACCACCATCTGGCGGCCCGTGCTGGCCAGCACGCCCGACAGCGGCGCCACCTGCCCAATGGTGATGTCGGCCGGCGCCGCGACCGCGGCCTGCCCCCCGGCCCACAATGCCAGCGCCAGTGCGGCGCGTTGTCCCAACGACTTGAACGATGTCATGCTTGTCTCCTCAGTTGTCCTGAATCCGACCAGCTCCCTGATGTTCCTCAGCCCGTTCCTCAGTCCGGCACGCTGAGCGTGGTGCCCGAGAATCCGATGGCGTTGGCCGCGGCCGGCGTGGCGGCAATGGCCGGCACGTTGGCGGCCGCAATCGCCGGCGCGGCGCCCGGTGTGCCGCCACGCGGCGTGGTGCGCACCACCTGGCTTGGCGGCAGGGCCTTGCCGGCGCTCAGGTGGTCGTACATCGCGTCCAGCGCGCGGTTCAGGTAGACATGCAGCGGCACGTAGCGCGTGTCATAGCCCGGCAGCACGGTGGGCAGGCCAATGAAGCTGTCAAAGTGCTGCGCATTGGTGACCTCGATGTAGCTGAGCCGGCTGGCGCTGCCTTCAACGACCTTGTTGAGCGCGGTGTAGGGCCGCGAGGTGTGGTTGACCGGCAGCAGCGCGTCGGAGCGGCCATGCACGATCAGCGCGGGCTTGCCGCGCAGGTTGCCGTTGCGCCGGGTCTCGTCCACGCCCGCCTGCAGCTTGAGCGCGGCCGCATCGGTGCCGGTCACGAGGTTGCGCAAGCACAGCGCGCCGGCCAGGTTCCAGTCGGCCACGCCGGCTGCGTTGAACGACAGGAAGTCGCGCGCCGCGCCGAACAGGCCCTTGTTGTTGACCAGGTTGATGCCGCCGGTGGGCGGCACGCCGTTGCCCGTGGCAAACAGCGGGGCCACCGCGGCATCGGCCAGCGGAACCACGCCGCCGGTGGCGGCCGTGGCCGCGAAGCTGAAGCCGCACAGGCTGTCCTTGACGCTGGCGCGCGAGAGCGCGTTGGCGAAGGTGACGGCCACGGCGGGCGCCACTTCAAAGGCAGACAGCGAGGCGTGCAGGTCCGACGACTCGGGCTCCCAGCCGTAGGCCAGCAGCTTTTGCAGTGCCTCCTCGGCCTGGGTCGCCGTGGTGGTGGCGGTCAGCAGGCCCTGGGCCTTGAGCGAGGCGCAGCGGTTGGGCGCGACCGGGAAGGCCGCGCCGGCAAAGCCGGCCGCGTAGGCCGCGGCATAGGGCGTGGCCGCCAGCGAGGGCGCCAGCGAGGCGCAGGACTGGAACAGGTTGGCCTGGGTGGTGAAGTCGATCAGCGTCTTGCCAATGACCGCCACCGTGGCGCTGCCCCGGCGCACGCTGACGCCCGGGTTGGCCGGCAGTTCCACCGCTGGCTCGGACACGGCGACGCCGTTGATCAGGCCCTGGGTGTCGAGCTCGGCCGCGGCAAGGGCCGCACCTCCGCCATTGGAGATGCTCGAGGCGATCACGATGGTGTTGGACGGCTTGAGCAACACATAGCGCTGGCCCGTGCCGTCCTTCTCGCCAAACTGCTCGTTGAGCACGTAGTAGGCAAACTCCACCGCCTGCAGCGTGTGGCGGCCCCAGTCCTTCTCGGGGTTCTGGCCCGAATGCGCATGCTTGAAGGCAAAGCGGTTCGGCGTGGCGGTGTTGAAGGCCGCCAGGTCGGCCGCTGACAGGCCGGCGTTGAAGGCCGCCGACTTGCCCGCCGCGGTGGCGCCGGCGCGCGTGCCGTCGATCAGCGGCACGGTGTTGTTCTGCAGGTCGTGCGGCGCACCGCCCGTGCCCTTGTCGGCATAGGCCACGGCGCAGCCGCGCTTGAGCCCCCACTCGCCGGTGGAGATGCCGCCGTACACGCCCCGTGAACCGGACGCCGTGGCGGTGATGATGCAGGGCCGCGACTTGTCAAAGCCCGCGGGCACCTGGACCATCAGGGTCACATTCTTCTGGCCCGTGCCATCGTCGGCGAACGCGATGAATTCGGTGCCGGCCACCTTGCCCTCGCCAGCGGTGACGTTGCCGGCCGCGTCCACGTTGGGCCCGTACAGCGTGCCGTAGCCGCCGGCCGTGGTCATGTCCAGGATGGCGCGGTAGTTGGTGTAGATGGCCAGGCGGCGCAGTTCCGCCGCCGTGGGCTTGAGCGGGTCGGCGAAGCTGGGGGCCACGGCCGCGGCCAGGCCGGTCTTGCCCAGGCCCGCGGTGAGCAGGTCGTCGCTGTTGCCGTCATAGGTGGCCTGGCGGATGTCGCCCAGGTAGGCCGGCTTGACATTGGGCGACAGGTTGGTGGAGCCGCCGCAGCTCGCGAGCGCGGCCAGCGCCAGCAGTGAGGGCAGCAGCCGGAGGGAATGCGTCATGGGAGAGTCCTTGTGTTGCGGGCGCGCAGCCGTCCGACCACGCCCGTTGGGAAGTAATAGACCGAGAGCACGAACAGCAGGCCCAGCCACAGCAGCCAGCGGTCCGGCGACAGCAGGTTGGCCAGCCACGGCGCCCCGGCGGCGGCCTGGCTGGCCAGGCGCAGCAGGTCCTGCAGGTAGCCCTGGGCCACCACGAACAGCACCGAGCCGATGACCGCGCCATAGACCGTGCCCATGCCACCGATCACCACGATCAGCAGCACGTCCAGCATGATTTCGAACGACAGCGAGGTGTCGGGCCCGTTGTAGCGCAGCCAGACCGCGAGCATGGCCCCGGCCAGCGTGGCGAACAGCGCCGAGAGGATGCTGGAGGTGGTGCGGTAGACCACCACGCGGTAGCCGATGGCCTCGGCGCGGAACTCGTTCTCGCGGATGGCCTGCAGCACGCGGCCAAAGGGCGAGTTGACGATGCGCAGCAGCGCCAGCACCGCGAGCACCGCCACCGCGAACAGCAGGTAGTAGGTCAGCAGGCGCCCGTCCACGTCCACGCCCAGGAACGGCGACTCCAGGAACTCCGTGCCCGGGCGCAGCAGCTCGGGCACCTTGAAGCTCAGCCCGTCCTCGCCGCCCGTGATCTGCGAGAGCTGCGACGCCAGCGTCTGGAACGCCGAGGCCACCGCCAGCGTAATCATGGCGAAGAAGATCGCCCGCACGCGCAGCGAGAACAGCCCCACCGCCAGCGACAGCACCAGCGACACCAGCAGGGCCGCGCCCACGCCGGTGAACAGCGCCAGCCAGTCCGCCCCCATGCGGGTGGAGGCAATGGCCACGCCATAGGCACCAATGCCGAAGAACATGGTGTGGGCAAAGCTCACGATGCCGGTGTAGCCCAGCAGCAGGTCAAAGCTGGCCACCAGCACCACGAAGATCAGCACCTTGGCCGCGATGTTCAGCGCCTTGACGCCCGGAAAGATGAAGGGCGCCAGCGCGAGCGCCAGCACCAGGCCCATCAGCAACACCGCCAGCACGCGGCTGCGCGGCAGGTCTGCGGAAAGCAGTCGGTTCAGCATGCCCTGTCCTCAGCGGTTGGTCACGGGGTAGACCCCCTGGGGGCGCCACAGCAGGATGGCGACCATCAGCGCGATGTTGGAGAACAGCGCGACCTTGGGGGCCAGGAAGCCGGTGTAGTTGGCCATCAGCCCGACCAG encodes:
- a CDS encoding alpha/beta hydrolase produces the protein MPFTSNYITCAGREIHYTEWGAQHTQTVIAWHGLARTGRDMDELAAHLSERGWRVICPDTLGRGLSQWAVDPHNEYRLAFYARIAADLFERLRIDEAHWVGTSMGGAIGTVCAAGLLQPQLRERIRSLVLNDNAPQLAAPAVERIKAYAGNPPAFDTMAELETFFRQVYKPYGWLSDAQWRRLTETSARRLPDGRVTPHYDPAMVRQFIDHPTDYDLWDHYDALRVPVLCLRGEDSDLVLSETTQAMRHRGPGARGLAHVIEVPGCGHAPALNVPSQLDAVSNFIESVKERDLLSH
- a CDS encoding ABC transporter substrate-binding protein is translated as MTSFKSLGQRAALALALWAGGQAAVAAPADITIGQVAPLSGVLASTGRQMVVGGRIYFDWVNAQGGVHGARIRQLVEDDGYKVDETVRLARDMLARPDVVALYGFAGTANVGKLLTDGVLEDGGAPLVAPYTGGETLRSPFNPWIFHVRAGYADEAEHMVQQVTTLGMKRVAVMYQDDGFGKAGLIGVEAALAKRGLKLAAAAGYERNTDKVDEAVAKIKASDAQAIIMISINKPTAAFIKRYRESGGGAQLYNISVVDPAELVRLAGLRNAHGLGISQVVPYPYMPNLPVIREYQKLLAKYAPQEHVNYTSFEQFLGAKVLVEALRRAGPRPTRARVARALESMGAFDLGGITVSYSPENRIGSHYVEVTVIGSTGKLLK
- a CDS encoding D-(-)-3-hydroxybutyrate oligomer hydrolase, with amino-acid sequence MTHSLRLLPSLLALAALASCGGSTNLSPNVKPAYLGDIRQATYDGNSDDLLTAGLGKTGLAAAVAPSFADPLKPTAAELRRLAIYTNYRAILDMTTAGGYGTLYGPNVDAAGNVTAGEGKVAGTEFIAFADDGTGQKNVTLMVQVPAGFDKSRPCIITATASGSRGVYGGISTGEWGLKRGCAVAYADKGTGGAPHDLQNNTVPLIDGTRAGATAAGKSAAFNAGLSAADLAAFNTATPNRFAFKHAHSGQNPEKDWGRHTLQAVEFAYYVLNEQFGEKDGTGQRYVLLKPSNTIVIASSISNGGGAALAAAELDTQGLINGVAVSEPAVELPANPGVSVRRGSATVAVIGKTLIDFTTQANLFQSCASLAPSLAATPYAAAYAAGFAGAAFPVAPNRCASLKAQGLLTATTTATQAEEALQKLLAYGWEPESSDLHASLSAFEVAPAVAVTFANALSRASVKDSLCGFSFAATAATGGVVPLADAAVAPLFATGNGVPPTGGINLVNNKGLFGAARDFLSFNAAGVADWNLAGALCLRNLVTGTDAAALKLQAGVDETRRNGNLRGKPALIVHGRSDALLPVNHTSRPYTALNKVVEGSASRLSYIEVTNAQHFDSFIGLPTVLPGYDTRYVPLHVYLNRALDAMYDHLSAGKALPPSQVVRTTPRGGTPGAAPAIAAANVPAIAATPAAANAIGFSGTTLSVPD
- a CDS encoding branched-chain amino acid ABC transporter permease — protein: MLNRLLSADLPRSRVLAVLLMGLVLALALAPFIFPGVKALNIAAKVLIFVVLVASFDLLLGYTGIVSFAHTMFFGIGAYGVAIASTRMGADWLALFTGVGAALLVSLVLSLAVGLFSLRVRAIFFAMITLAVASAFQTLASQLSQITGGEDGLSFKVPELLRPGTEFLESPFLGVDVDGRLLTYYLLFAVAVLAVLALLRIVNSPFGRVLQAIRENEFRAEAIGYRVVVYRTTSSILSALFATLAGAMLAVWLRYNGPDTSLSFEIMLDVLLIVVIGGMGTVYGAVIGSVLFVVAQGYLQDLLRLASQAAAGAPWLANLLSPDRWLLWLGLLFVLSVYYFPTGVVGRLRARNTRTLP